A region of Anoplopoma fimbria isolate UVic2021 breed Golden Eagle Sablefish chromosome 24, Afim_UVic_2022, whole genome shotgun sequence DNA encodes the following proteins:
- the LOC129114009 gene encoding uncharacterized protein LOC129114009 produces the protein MCNWKMRVVLPLLLVLLSQCGSGAQGEDEGLGEVGAIREFRETAPRDTAEESIEQTTKPTTPDIWAEVRALRDMVLELRVHVQLLQKDNPAKTDLPTRLFNSETKLLQLEKENAVKETRLTATEIKTSDLEGENADLQTRLSSSERELLISKSRIDQLERVNAGQSKVAFYTALTDAGYVGPNNADVTLKYSKVFTNIGNAYSPDTGFFTAPVKGAYYFQFTMCGHHTGLMGVYVYKNNQRIMFNVEWKEEMLYKYFTNSVVLELNAGDKIHLVLPSTHSLYDDGDNHNTFIGTLLFPL, from the exons ATGTGTAACTGGAAAATGAGGGTTGTTCTTCCTTTGCTGTTGGTGCTACTCAGTCAGTGCGGGTCGGGGGCTCAGGGGGAGGATGAAGGTCTCGGCGAGGTGGGTGCGATCAGAGAGTTTCGGGAGACAGCTCCAAGAGACACAGCTGAGGAATCGATCGAGCAGACCACAAAGCCAACCACCCCTGACATCTGGGCGGAAGTGAGGGCTCTGAGAGACATGGTGCTGGAGCTTAGGGTGCAtgttcagctgctgcagaaagaCAATCCCGCAAAGACAG ACTTGCCAACCAGACTGTTTAACAGTGAGACTAAACTTCTCCAactggagaaagaaaatgcag TCAAAGAAACTAGACTGACTGCCACCGAGATCAAAACAAGTGACCTAGAAGGAGAGAATGCAG ACCTGCAGACCAGACTGAGCAGCAGTGAGAGAGAACTTCTAATTAGCAAGTCCAGGATTGACCAGTTGGAGAGAGTAAATGCAG GGCAATCAAAGGTGGCCTTTTACACGGCTCTTACTGATGCAGGATATGTTGGACCCAACAACGCCGACGTCACACTGAAATACAGCAAGGTCTTCACCAACATCGGCAATGCTTACAGTCCAGATACAG GTTTCTTCACAGCACCAGTCAAAGGGGCCTACTATTTCCAATTCACTATGTGTGGTCATCACACAGGTCTTATGGGTGTATATGTGTACAAGAACAACCAAAGGATCATGTTTAACGTGGAGTGGAAGGAAGAAATGCTTTATAAGTACTTCACCAACTCTGTTGTGTTGGAGCTGAATGCAGGAGACAAAATTCACCTGGTTCTCCCATCAACCCATTCGCTCTATGACGATGGAGATAACCACAACACCTTCATTGGCACCCTTCTCTTCCCACTGTAA